The Caminicella sporogenes DSM 14501 genomic interval AAATCATGAATTTCTTTATAATTTGGAACTACCATAATTCCACCGGGATGCTGCCCTGTTGTTCTTTTTATTCCTGTACAGCAAGAAGCTAATCTAAGAAGTTCTTTACTATTTACAGATATATTTTTTTCTTCAAAATATTTTTTTGCAAATCCAAAAGCAGATTTTTCAGCTAAAGTGCCAATTGTACCAGCTCTATAGACATATCCTTTGCCGAAAAGTTCTTCAGTATATTTATGTGCTGTTGGTTGATATTCGCCTGCAAAGTTGAGGTCAATATCTGGTTCTTTATCTCCTTCAAATCCGAGGAATACTTCAAAAGGTATATCATGACCATCTTTTTTATACAATGTACCACAATTTGGACATATTTTATCAGGTAAATCCGCACCACTTCCATAAGAACCATCTGTAATAAATTCAGATTTTTTACAATTTGGACATATATAGTGCGGCGGTAGTGGATTAACTTCAGTTATGTCACTCATAGTAGCTACAAATGAAGAACCTACAGAACCTCTAGAACCTACAAGGTATCCATCACGCAGCGATTTAGTAACTAATTTATGAGCAATAATATACATTACGGCATAGCCATTGCTTATAATTGAGTTTAATTCTCTATCAAGTCTTTTTTGAACTAATTCTGGAAGCGGACTGCCATAAATGCTCTTTGCTTTTTCATAACACATATTCCTCAAATCTTCATCAGCACCTTCTATTCTAGGAGGATAAGTTTCTTGAGGAATGGGTATTATATTTTCAACAGAATCAGCAATTTTATTTGGATTTTCTATGACTATTTCTCTTGCAATTTCATCTTCAAGATAATCAAAGTCTTTTAGCATTTCCTCTGTAGTCTTAAAATAAATAGGAGGCTGATTATCTGCATCAGAATATCCTTGTCCAGTCATTAATATTCTTCTTATAATTTCATCATGTGGTTCTAAAAAATGAACATCGCCAGTTGCAACTACAGGTTTGTTATATTTTTTTCCAAGCTCAATTATTTTCTTATTAATTTCTTTTAAATCATCATAACTCTTTACAATTCCCTTTTCAATCATAAAACTATTATTTTCTATTGGCTGAACCTCTAGAAAATCATAAAAATTTACAATAGATTCTATTTCAGATTCATCTTTATTTTTAAGAATAGCTCTATAAAGTTCTCCTGCTTCACAAGCTGTACCGATTATTAAACCTTCTCTCATAGATGAAAGTAAGCTTTTGGGTATTCTAGGTCTTTTATAAAAAGTTTTTAAATGCGAATGAGTTACTAGCTTATAAAGATTTTTTAAACCAGTATAATTTTTAACTAATATATTTATATGATAAGTATCTAGTTTAGTATAATCTTTTGAATTAGAAGATAGATTATTTATTTCATTAAGCTTTGAAATATTTTTTTCTTTAAGCATAGTCAGTAATTTTATAAATATTTCTGCTGTTGCTTCGGCATCATCTACTGCTCTATGATGATTTTCTAAATTTACATTAAAATGTTTAGCTAGTACATTTAATCTGTGTTTTTTTAAATTTGGAAGAAGTACCCTGCTCAAAGTAAGTGTATCAACTATTGGATTTTTAAAACTTATACCAAGTAAACTGCAATTTTCTTTAATAAAAGATGTATCAAATGAAGCATTATGCGCTACTACCGGATTATCGCCTATAAATTCAATAAATTTCGGAAGCACTTTATCTATAGTTGGTTTATCTTTTACCATTTCATCTGTTATACCAGTTAATTTTACTATTTTTTCAGGTATTTTAATTTGAGGATTAATAAGTGAAGAAAATCTGCCAATAACTTTACCATTTTCAATTTTTACTGCACCTATTTCAGTAATTTTATCATGTTTAAATGACAATCCAGTAGTTTCAATATCAAATACTACAAAAGTTTGCTCTAAAGGTTTATCATTACTGTTAATTACTATAGGTGCTCCATCATTAACTATATATCCTTCCATTCCATATATAACTTTAATACCAAATTTTTTACTTGCATCAATTGCCTCAGGGTAAGCTTGTACAACACCGTGGTCAGTAATTGCAATAGCTTTATGTCCCCATTCAGCTGCTCTCTTTATTAAATCTGTTGCAGTACATATTCCGTCCATAGAACTCATCTTTGTATGAGCATGAAGCTCTACTCTCTTTTGATGTGCATTATCTAATCTGACTTTTTTTTCTGTTTCATTAATATCCCTTGCCATTATGACTAATTCTCTTTCAAATGTATCATAACGTACTAATCCTTTTACTTTATAATGCTTACCCTTCTTTATTTTTTCAAGTATTGCTGAAGCATCTTCTTTCTTTGCAAAAATTTTTATTCCTATAGATGAAGTATAATCTGTAATTGCAAGAGAAATTAATATTTTACCACTTTTTAGTTCTCTTTTTTCTATTTCAAATATTTCACCTTCAACACATACAGTCCCATCTTCCTCAGATAAATTAACAATTTTCACTGGAGCATCTCCAATATTTTGACCCATAACAATACTACCTGATTTAGAAATTGGTTTGCTTTTTTTACTATCTTGTTTAGGTTTAGTATTTGAATTTATAACTATATCTTCAATTAATTTGTTTAACTCTTTATCTCGTTTCTTAATATATTCAGATTGATTAGCAGAAAGACTGTCATTTGCTTTTAAATCTACTTTTATATTTATATTAAAATCATTTTTAAATATATCTTGTATAAGTTTATCACATCTTTTTTTGTTTAAATTTTCTAAAGCTATAAAATCGCTAACTTCTATATTTAAAGTGTTTAAATTTTTATCAAATTTTTTATTACAATTATTAAGCCAGCCTATTAAAGCTGGACTTGTATTTTTTACTTCATATATTATGTTGTCCCAATATTTTGAAACAATTTCCTCTATATCTATATCTAAATTTTTATATGACGTATGAACTTTAAAATCGGCAATAAAAGGTAAATTACTTTTAATATATTCTTCTATTTTATTTAAGTTTATTTTATCTATTATTTTATTGAGCAGCAAATTTAATTTTAATGTTTTAGTAGATTTATTATATATTATTGATTCAACTGAAATAGAATTTTCATCG includes:
- a CDS encoding PolC-type DNA polymerase III, coding for MNKFNNEIFIKILNDENSISVESIIYNKSTKTLKLNLLLNKIIDKINLNKIEEYIKSNLPFIADFKVHTSYKNLDIDIEEIVSKYWDNIIYEVKNTSPALIGWLNNCNKKFDKNLNTLNIEVSDFIALENLNKKRCDKLIQDIFKNDFNINIKVDLKANDSLSANQSEYIKKRDKELNKLIEDIVINSNTKPKQDSKKSKPISKSGSIVMGQNIGDAPVKIVNLSEEDGTVCVEGEIFEIEKRELKSGKILISLAITDYTSSIGIKIFAKKEDASAILEKIKKGKHYKVKGLVRYDTFERELVIMARDINETEKKVRLDNAHQKRVELHAHTKMSSMDGICTATDLIKRAAEWGHKAIAITDHGVVQAYPEAIDASKKFGIKVIYGMEGYIVNDGAPIVINSNDKPLEQTFVVFDIETTGLSFKHDKITEIGAVKIENGKVIGRFSSLINPQIKIPEKIVKLTGITDEMVKDKPTIDKVLPKFIEFIGDNPVVAHNASFDTSFIKENCSLLGISFKNPIVDTLTLSRVLLPNLKKHRLNVLAKHFNVNLENHHRAVDDAEATAEIFIKLLTMLKEKNISKLNEINNLSSNSKDYTKLDTYHINILVKNYTGLKNLYKLVTHSHLKTFYKRPRIPKSLLSSMREGLIIGTACEAGELYRAILKNKDESEIESIVNFYDFLEVQPIENNSFMIEKGIVKSYDDLKEINKKIIELGKKYNKPVVATGDVHFLEPHDEIIRRILMTGQGYSDADNQPPIYFKTTEEMLKDFDYLEDEIAREIVIENPNKIADSVENIIPIPQETYPPRIEGADEDLRNMCYEKAKSIYGSPLPELVQKRLDRELNSIISNGYAVMYIIAHKLVTKSLRDGYLVGSRGSVGSSFVATMSDITEVNPLPPHYICPNCKKSEFITDGSYGSGADLPDKICPNCGTLYKKDGHDIPFEVFLGFEGDKEPDIDLNFAGEYQPTAHKYTEELFGKGYVYRAGTIGTLAEKSAFGFAKKYFEEKNISVNSKELLRLASCCTGIKRTTGQHPGGIMVVPNYKEIHDFTPVQYPANDKSSGVITTHFDYHAISGRLLKLDILGHDVPTIIKMLEEFTGINPQDIRLDDKDTIKIFTSTETLNLVDDDFDIEVGSLGIPEFGTKFVRQMLIDTQPTTFAELVRISGLSHGTDVWINNAQELVRQGIAELKDVISTRDDIMNYLILKGLPPKEAFTIMERVRKGKGLTPENEELMKKNNVPKWYIDSCNKIKYMFPKAHAVAYVMMSFRIAYFKVHYPLAFYATYFTTKVDDFDADLICKGKDVVKEKINQLNNEGNNLTQKEKDLLTVLEVAYEMYCRGFNFLKVDLYESDSDKFLIKDNAILPPLRSLQGVGESAARNIAHERKNGEFLSIEDIRIRTKVSKTVIETLQAHGCLKNLPEANQLSLF